From Victivallis lenta:
CGGTTGCCGCTTCCCGCAAACGGTGATCAATTGCCGAGAACACATCAGAACGCACCATGGATATTTCGTCGATGACGATCGTCCGTACCGTGCTGAGTAACTGGCGCTGACGCGAGCTGCCGAGCTCTCCAAGTGTGTCCGGAGTCTGAAGACCCGGCTTCAGATGGCAGAAGCTGTGTATTGTCTGCCCTTTGATATTCGATGCGGCAAGCCCGGTAGGTGCAAGAAAAACCGTACGTTCCGTGTCGCACTTTTCCCGGAAAGCACGCAGGAGAGTCGATTTCCCTGTTCCCGCTTCACCGGTCAGGAAAACATTCTCGCCGGCCAGCATCAGTTCCAGAGCGAAATGTTGTTCCGGATTCAGAAAACCATATTCCATGTTCATCCTCGTATGGGGACGGTGGTGACACCCGACAGTTTCTTCTTCAGAAAACCTAAATGGTAAGTCACCATGCCAGTCCCCTTTTTTCTTGTTGTTTATTTAGGTTTCCTCTTACTGGATAACGGCAGTGTTCCCACCGTCCCCACCACCAATATTACAAGCGCAGTACCGGATGCCGAACCAGACTTGGAGATCCCGGGGGGATCGTATCCGTCCAATCCTGACTTCGGGGAAGCGTGCCTGTACTGCAGCATTGAACCGATTCTGCCCCACCGGGCGATAACCGTGTTCTTCCATCCAGAGTCTGTAATTCCTATAAATGGACTGTCTTTCGAGTACTCCTGCCGGATCTTCCTGAAGGGTTTCGCTTAAAAATTCCGCTTCATGGTCACAATTCAAACGGTGCTGCTTTTGCAGTTCTCTTGCTGCTTCCGGAATTGGGAAACGAGTATGTTGAGAAAGCTGGCGCATTCCAGTTATGGCCCAGTTGAAAATCCCCGGTAATTCTTGTTCCAACTGGTACTTCAAGCCCGGCTTTTCATCTCCTGTATTACGAAAGCGGCGGGTGAATTGCAGAACAACCAGCCGGTCCCACAAACCATCCGTGCGATCCAAGAAAGTCGGCAATTCATTGGCGAGAAATACACAGCGTGCTTTGGCCCGCGCATCTGTCGGCGCTTGGAATTTACGTTCGGCAGGGATGACTGCTCCATCCGTAACCATTTTAAAGACCTTTTCACTGTCTGCAAGGTTTTTCTGCTCTCCATTGACAGGCAGTTCCTCAACCAGATTGAGGGTATGTTCTGTCAGAAGCCAGGAAGAAAAACGGTTGCCGAGGTCCCCGAAGGGAAGGCAGCAGGTATTACTTTCTCCTACCAGCTTGCGAAGAATATGTGCTGCAACCGATTTGCCATCTCCGCCGCATCCGATCCAGAAGAAACCGATATTGAAACACTGCTTCCGAGAGAGGATATAGCCAAAGCACATTTGCAGGGCAGTCCTCATCTCCGGGGTGTCGAAGGTAGTTTCCAGATAGTTGTTCCATTCCGGACACTCTGCTTCCGGTAGAAAATCGTAGTCCACATCACGCCGACTGAAAAATCTGGGAGTATGCGGCAACAACTCTGCCGGAGTGTCAGGAAACAACCAAAGAGGCGAGAGTTTTGCAAGCCCGTTTCTGAAACTCATGAAGTCTTCCGCTGATTCGCCATCCGGTAGAAAACATGGCATGTTATACTTATGCCGCGGCAAACCGCATAACTCATCGGCACGAAGGTTGGCAATGACATCATTGATTACGTTGTTGCCAATACGCATTTGCTCTTCCATTTTCTGGCGTTGTAAAAAACCTGTCACCATCATTTCCAGATCCTGTACCGGGAGTTCCCGCCAAGCATAGTCGGAATAGTGCCACCACATATCCCGCCAACACCGCAAAGTATACTGTTCTGCAAGGCTGTTTTCAGCAGCGAACTGTCGTGCCAATTGAGTTATCGGCATGGGAGGACGTCCGCCGAGCATACCATTGACAGGCGATGTCAACGCTCGGCGATCCGGTTTTTTCTTCATATCTGCCGGTAATTGGCGTTCAAAGTCGTCCCAAGAACGGGGGCCGAATTCTTCCGCAACCAGATATTGCATGTCATCCCCCCGAAAAATGCCGGGGACACGAGTCAAACGGCTCGGGTTGCGATTGGCGCAATCATACGGAAACTTTTTCCGGGTCAGATAGCAATACAGCAACTCTACCCGTTTCCTATAAAGTTTCCGATCTTGTCCCGCATCAATTTTGACGATTACATGTAAACTTTTTCCACCGGACCAGACTACCGCTTTTACCGGCAAATTAAGTTTTCTGATGCGTGACCATTGTTCTTCCTTGGATAAATCATCCGCTTCCACAAGCGTATACCGCAAGTTCGTAACGTCGGAATCTTTGGGCGCCTTACCGGTGATCTGCTGCTGCAGCGGATTCAGAGATATCCATGCACCCTGTTCCGTTTGGCTGATGATTTCCAGCAAACTGTTGAATGTGGAGTCCCGTTGGCTGTCATCGAAACGTTTCTTCACCGCTTGAGCAGAACGTAAGGGGCGGTATTTGCCTTCCTGACAGATCGACTGTATTACGAGTTCAAAGTATTCCCCGGGCATAAACATTTTTTCCATAAAGGTTATGGCCTGGGTTGCCATTGCCTCTTTGCCTTGCGGTACTGGCAACATTTCTGCCGGGGACGCCGGCTGTGACTTCGGAAACTGTCCGGTCAGCATCTTCAACGTGCCGATTCCAACTCGTTCCTTTCCTTCTGCTGCAGCCCGATTCCAGGTCTTCTGAGCGACTTCCGCATCATATCTCTCCGGTGTGGTTGCGGACCATTCATCGAAGACGGAGAAGTTTACTCCGCATCCTTTCAGTGCAGCAGCTACCCGAAACCACTCGGTATATGGCAAGTCAGCCGATATCTGCTGCAGCAGCATTTCAGCGTCCTGCCTTTCCTGATGCGATTTGACGCTATTGTTATTACAGAGTGTTCTCTGGTCCCTGGTCAACTGCAACTTGGCGGGGACCCCTATTTTTTTATTATTCATAGATAACCTCTCATTTCTGATTATTTAACAATGTGTCCACGCTTTCCGGACTGATGCGGACTGCGTGTGATGATAGTTGAACCCGTTGCAACTTCCCCTGATTGAGATAACGGTTCACCGTATTCAAACTGATCCGAAGCAGTTTGGCTACCTCCTGACGAGTCAGCGGTTGCTGTTTTACGGCCTCCTTCGGCTCAGCCGGATTATGGTTTTTGAGTGCCTCAATCAGATTGTGCGGCGAAAGCTCAGGGATATACGGTTGCAGGATTGCGACTGCCGCAGACAAAACTGCCGGAGTTGGTGTTTTGACCTTCATTACTTTTTTCTCCTTTAGGTGATTGATGATACTTCGTGTCGTTTCATGAAACTGATCATAATTATATTCAGGTTCTGCAATTTTCTGCAAAAATAGAAAAGGTTGAATGCACTTTGCTGTGTATTCAACCTCAGAAAAAAATTGTACTTTTTTAAAAAAAACTGCAATTTTGATTTTTTGCAGGTTCTATATGGTATCTAGTGAATCATATTTTTATTCCACACTTGTCCTTCCTGTATACGGGTTTCTACCGGCCGGACCTTGAGTCTGACGCAAAGAACTTTTGAAAAAATACAGAATCGCTCTACCATAATAATATAACAAAAAAAAAGACCGCATGGCAAGTCGAAAAACGACTCTCGGGGATATCGTGGAGGAAAAAAGGGAGAAAATTTCCCCCAAAAAACACTTCCGTTGATCACGTTTCCGCGGGCCTTCTCCGCTGCAGGGGCATGATCACCCCCATGGGCGGTTTTTCCAGGTCCGGCTGAAAACACCCGGGACATCGCATGGCGGTCGCGCACGGCCGGGACGGCGTGAAGGTTCGTTGAAACGCGGAATCGGCGCCATAAAAAAACGGCGGAATGTTCCGCCGTTTTTTTGAATTGCCGCAACCGGAAAGAAACGTTATTTGACTCTTTCGTAGTAGTATTTTTCCGGCTGGGTTCTTTTCCGAAGTCATCCCCGCCTCCAGCACCTTCTGGCGCTGGGTGTCGGCGTGCCCGTCGGCCCAGAGGACGTTGATGGCGGCATTGTGGCGGTCGCCGACGCCGGGGGCATAAGGCAGTTCAACGTACGGGACGGGGACTCTTTCGAACGACGGGGCCGGTTGTGCCGGGGGCGGGGCGGCGCTCCATGCCGGTGTCGGGAACAGAATACAGAAAAAGTAGTGTGCGAAACATGGGATTTTCCTTTTTTTATTGATACTTTACACCCTTTTCTGTTTATTAAAAGTTTTCCCGCGGGACGAACCACTCGTTGAATTGCTCATTGGTAAGGCGGATGATTCGCGGGACGGCGGCGGCATGGCCGTCGATGAAAAGCACATTGGCTTCCTTGCCGTGGCTGTGGCGCTTGAAGGAGACGTCCGGCAGCGAATCCTGTCCCCAGGAAGTGACGCTGCTGAACCAGGTGGTGGAGTAATACCCGTCGGCGATTTGAATTTTGGCGGACGGCCGTTTGATGGCGCCGAGTTTGATGGTCGGCTTCTGGGGATCGCCGCTGCCGGTCCAGTAGCCGAACCAGTAGGAATAGGTGTATCCGCCGCAGTGCTGAAACATATAACTCGAGTATTCGGTGGACCATGGACCGTAATTGCTCTCATAACGCCAGAAGGCGCCGTGTTCCGTATGGGCGGCGGGGCAGAGCGGCACGGCAGTGACTCTTTTCCCGGTGTTCCGGTTGAGGCGCGTGAAAAATGCCGGAAAATATTTGCTCATCGTCTCAAAGAAAAACATGTTCCTTCCCCAGATCGCCGGCAGTGTCAAACCGTCATGGTCGGAAGAATAGAGCTGGCTGGCCACCCCCATTTGTTTGGCGACATTGAGGCAGGAGGCCTTGTAGGCGGTCATGCGCGCCCGGTTGAGCGACGGCAGCAGCATGGAGGCGAGAATCGCGATGATCGCGATCACCACCAGCAGCTCGATCAGGGTGAAGGTCTTCTTCATGGCATGCTCCTTTCTGCAAAAAATGGGGTATGATTATTGGTCGGAAACTTTGATCAGGGCGAAACAGTCGAGATTGGCGCTGCCGCTCAGCATCCGGATGCCCAGCCGGTGTTCCCCGGCGGAAAGCGTCAGGTCGCAGGGCAGTTCCACCCAGCGCCATTCTTCGGGGCTGTATCCGAAACCGCCGGTGCTGCCCCACTGGAGCGTGCCGATGTTCCCGGACGGCGCCTTGCCGTCGATGGTGATTTCCCGGAAGATCTGGGAATAGGAGGTGGCGGTGCGGATCAGCAACCGGTAACGTCCGGACTCCGGCACCCGGAAGGACCATTCCGCGAATTGGCCGGCAGTGCTCCAGTTGGCGGTGGTTTTGCCGCCGGAAGCGGAGGGACGGTCGGCGATTTCCACCGAGTTCCGGGTTTCCGGAGTGGGATTCTCGGCTTCCACCAGCACTGCGTTTTCCGGCAGACGGTAATCCGCCGGGTGCATGATGCCCCGGGCGCGACCGGCGTCCGAAGTCCGGAGGGCGACACTCCGCAGGTTTCCGGCGGTGGCAAGATAGAACAGATAGGTTCCCTGATTCAGAAAGAGGGTCGCGGAGTTCCCGGACAATGTGTTGGTATGGCGGGCGGAACCGTTGGAGAGGACGAAATGGACCGGCCGGTCATCGTCGCTGCCGACCTGCATGTTCAGTCTGGCGTCGGCGGGGATTTCCAGCGTTCCGGTGTACAACGTAGTGCTGCTGCCGTCCGACCGGGAAACTACGTGACGTTCAAGTTGCATCGGAACATCGTTGATGGTGAGGATTTGCACTTTCTCCGGAGCGGCGGTTCGAGGTTTTTGCAGAGCCGCGGCGCCCGGCGCGTCCAGCCGGAGCAGTTCCCGGTCCTGGAACCGGAGGGTGGTGCCGCCGGAAATCATGGCGTCGCGCACCGTGCCGTCCGGAGCGATCCGCAGCGCGGCGGTTTCGGCGTCGGTGGTGATGTTTTCCAGCGTGAACGATTTTCCGGGACGGCGATTGAAGAGGGCGATGATCCGGTCGTCGCCGTCCCGGGTTTCGACGCCGGCGGCTCCGGCGGTCTGAAGGGTGCGGTATTCCGGGGGCGCGGCCTGGTCGCCGGCGCGGGCGATGCGCATGGCGGCGAGAAATTCCGTTGCGGCGGCGGGCGCGGCGTTTTCCGTGAAGAGGCGCCATTCCGGCTGGGGATGCGGAATCACGTCCACGGAATAGCCCTGCACCGGATCGACGGAATAGGCTTTTTCGACCTGCATGGCGGTGTTTTCCGGCAGCAGCATGCGGCCGTCCAGCCGGGCGAGGGGGCGGACGATGGAGAAATTGGACCCTTCCGCGCGGGTGTCTTTCATTTCCTCGGTGTGGGAAAGGAGCTGCCAGCGGAACGTGGACGGTTCTTTTGCCGCAAGTTCATCGAAAATCACCACCACGGACGGTTTGACGAAGAGCAGCCGCCGGTTGAATTTCGACAGCTTCCCATTGTACACTTTCGGAGCGGAGGCGTCGCCCGCGGCGTAGCCGAAACCGGGAGAGTCGAAGGTCGCGGTCAACCTGCCGTCCGCGTCCTTCTTGTTCCAGGACTGGCCTTCGCCGTTGACCAGAATGGTGTTGTGGGCCTGCGTATGGACGCTGTAGGCTTTGAAATGCTTGCTGCCGTACCAGTCGTAATAGCCGCCGTCGATGGCGAGTTTATCGCCGTAGGCGTTGATGACGAAGGCATTCTGGTCGGCATGCTGGTGACCGGCGAAAAATTTTCCGCTGTGAAAACCCACCGCGACGTTTTCCCGTCCGTCCGCGAGAAAGGTGTTGAAGACCGCCAGTCCGATGTGCGGATAAACGACTGACTGCGGGATACCGGTCGGCGGCTGCGCCTGCAGTTCGCCGTCCCGGGGAAACCCGGCATACCAGAGGGCGACCGGGTCGCCGGTCTGGCGCGCCAGGCGGCGGGTGAATTCCCGGTTGACCGGTCCGCGGGCGGCGTGGTTCGGTTTGCCGTTGTCGGCGAAGGAGCCCCAGAAACCGTCGGGCGGCGCACAGTACAGCGGGAACCGGGCGGTTTTCGCCAGCCACGGCTGCGTGTAATAATTCATGCCCGCAACGCTTTTGACCAGATCCACATAGCGGATGGCCAGGCCGAGGCCGTAACTCCAGTAGGCCAGGCCTTCATTGTTTTCCCCGTCGAAACCGAGCGACGGCAGAAAGCGCGTGGCGTACAGGTCGGCGACGAAATCAAACCATTCGCGGCTCTCCGGATTTTCCGCCAGCGTGACCGCGGCGAAAGCCAGCGCCTGGGCCCGGTCCCAGGGGTGATTCTGCGATTCGTTGCCCCGGAACGGATTGGCATCCACCCAGAATTGCCGCCCGCGCGTTTCGATCGCCTTGCTGGCTTCGGCGCGCTCCTCCGGCGTCATGAGGTCGTAGGCGGCGTCGAAACAGTAGCCCATGCCCATCAGCAGATTGGCCGCCTGCAGGTCGGCGCGCTTCATCTGGCTGCCGCTCTCCGGATCCCAGGTGCGGCTGACCGCCAGCACCAGTTCGCGGGCTTTCTGTTTGAGGTCTTCCCGGCCGGTCAGCATGGCGGACTGACCGACGATGGAGAGTTTGTTGCCGGTGGAGGAAATGACGCCGCCGGCGATTTTGCCGTACCACTCCACCCAGGCGCGGATATTGGGATCGGCGCCCTCCCGGTAGGGTTCCGGATTGGGGGGGACGGTAAAATTCAGGAGTTTTTCCGCGGTTTTTTCCTGATTGGTGCCGTTGATTTCCGCATAATAGCGCGCCAGCGGCAGCAGCCGGGGATGGGGCGTGGCGGCAAGTTTGGCGAAGTCGAAAGCGGGGCGGGGCCAGTGGTGGCTGCGTTCCGGAATGAGCAGTTTGTCGCGGGCGACTTCCCGGCCTTCCGGCAACGCCGTGACCCGGTAATGCCACAGGCCGGGCTTCAGGAATTCCGGGGGGACGAAAAAGTTCCTTTCCAGTTCGACCTTCTGCGTCGCGGCGTCCGGCATGGCCGGATCGAGACTGTATTCCAGCCGGTAGCCGGTCGCTTTCGGGTCTCGCTTCCAGTTGAACATCGGCTGGGCGGAGTAGGAGACGCGCACGCCGTCGAGCGGATTGTATGCGGGATCGACGGCGAACTGGATGTTGCGGACTTGAATGGTGGCTTTGCCGGGCGCGTCGTCGTTGGCGATCCGGCTGTAGATGTCCAGCTGGATGAAGCGATCCTTGGCGCCGAACACCCCGCCCTGAATCGGGCGAAGCCGGGAGAAAGCGATTTCCGCCTTGTGCCACTCGGCGGAGACGGGAAGGGCGGTGAAGGCGGAACGCTTTTGGTCGTCATAAAGATTGACGCCGGTGTAGGCGATTTTCGCGTCTTCACCGGGGAGGTTGCGGTATTCAAACCGCAGCAGCA
This genomic window contains:
- a CDS encoding phage/plasmid primase, P4 family, which translates into the protein MNNKKIGVPAKLQLTRDQRTLCNNNSVKSHQERQDAEMLLQQISADLPYTEWFRVAAALKGCGVNFSVFDEWSATTPERYDAEVAQKTWNRAAAEGKERVGIGTLKMLTGQFPKSQPASPAEMLPVPQGKEAMATQAITFMEKMFMPGEYFELVIQSICQEGKYRPLRSAQAVKKRFDDSQRDSTFNSLLEIISQTEQGAWISLNPLQQQITGKAPKDSDVTNLRYTLVEADDLSKEEQWSRIRKLNLPVKAVVWSGGKSLHVIVKIDAGQDRKLYRKRVELLYCYLTRKKFPYDCANRNPSRLTRVPGIFRGDDMQYLVAEEFGPRSWDDFERQLPADMKKKPDRRALTSPVNGMLGGRPPMPITQLARQFAAENSLAEQYTLRCWRDMWWHYSDYAWRELPVQDLEMMVTGFLQRQKMEEQMRIGNNVINDVIANLRADELCGLPRHKYNMPCFLPDGESAEDFMSFRNGLAKLSPLWLFPDTPAELLPHTPRFFSRRDVDYDFLPEAECPEWNNYLETTFDTPEMRTALQMCFGYILSRKQCFNIGFFWIGCGGDGKSVAAHILRKLVGESNTCCLPFGDLGNRFSSWLLTEHTLNLVEELPVNGEQKNLADSEKVFKMVTDGAVIPAERKFQAPTDARAKARCVFLANELPTFLDRTDGLWDRLVVLQFTRRFRNTGDEKPGLKYQLEQELPGIFNWAITGMRQLSQHTRFPIPEAARELQKQHRLNCDHEAEFLSETLQEDPAGVLERQSIYRNYRLWMEEHGYRPVGQNRFNAAVQARFPEVRIGRIRSPRDLQVWFGIRYCACNIGGGDGGNTAVIQ
- a CDS encoding helix-turn-helix domain-containing protein, which translates into the protein MKVKTPTPAVLSAAVAILQPYIPELSPHNLIEALKNHNPAEPKEAVKQQPLTRQEVAKLLRISLNTVNRYLNQGKLQRVQLSSHAVRISPESVDTLLNNQK
- a CDS encoding type II secretion system protein, which codes for MKKTFTLIELLVVIAIIAILASMLLPSLNRARMTAYKASCLNVAKQMGVASQLYSSDHDGLTLPAIWGRNMFFFETMSKYFPAFFTRLNRNTGKRVTAVPLCPAAHTEHGAFWRYESNYGPWSTEYSSYMFQHCGGYTYSYWFGYWTGSGDPQKPTIKLGAIKRPSAKIQIADGYYSTTWFSSVTSWGQDSLPDVSFKRHSHGKEANVLFIDGHAAAVPRIIRLTNEQFNEWFVPRENF
- a CDS encoding DUF4962 domain-containing protein, translated to MLTRMTVCCMMMAGAALHAADIGPVELKKTSRPDLFSVSEKNGIYEAANTIPSRFCTLDFQLNCPWKPELILRFEYRNVFSANEKVSYTGVNFFDTKKRSTFTRLPVSAEWAEAAIPFSRLSPGKDGVFDDSDRFLQLAVYSRIADGDAPAKVALEVRNLRIATDPGYDPYNSAGLTLLPKKETEPVDKGNGLWEAVNDAPSRFCTLGFRIGCPWRPELTLQFEYRNIPTAGARIAYTAVNLFDAEKRSSFTQLPVSTEWRKAEIPFAQLRPIQEGVFDTEDRFIELDIYSRIANADAPGKVALEVRNIRFTPDPGYNPYNQGGINVLSRKNMKNIQKGDAEWEAANETASRFCTLPLRINCAFRPDLLLRFEYRNLPGEDAKIAYTGVNLYDDQKRSAFTALPVSAEWHKAEIAFSRLRPIQGGVFGAKDRFIQLDIYSRIANDDAPGKATIQVRNIQFAVDPAYNPLDGVRVSYSAQPMFNWKRDPKATGYRLEYSLDPAMPDAATQKVELERNFFVPPEFLKPGLWHYRVTALPEGREVARDKLLIPERSHHWPRPAFDFAKLAATPHPRLLPLARYYAEINGTNQEKTAEKLLNFTVPPNPEPYREGADPNIRAWVEWYGKIAGGVISSTGNKLSIVGQSAMLTGREDLKQKARELVLAVSRTWDPESGSQMKRADLQAANLLMGMGYCFDAAYDLMTPEERAEASKAIETRGRQFWVDANPFRGNESQNHPWDRAQALAFAAVTLAENPESREWFDFVADLYATRFLPSLGFDGENNEGLAYWSYGLGLAIRYVDLVKSVAGMNYYTQPWLAKTARFPLYCAPPDGFWGSFADNGKPNHAARGPVNREFTRRLARQTGDPVALWYAGFPRDGELQAQPPTGIPQSVVYPHIGLAVFNTFLADGRENVAVGFHSGKFFAGHQHADQNAFVINAYGDKLAIDGGYYDWYGSKHFKAYSVHTQAHNTILVNGEGQSWNKKDADGRLTATFDSPGFGYAAGDASAPKVYNGKLSKFNRRLLFVKPSVVVIFDELAAKEPSTFRWQLLSHTEEMKDTRAEGSNFSIVRPLARLDGRMLLPENTAMQVEKAYSVDPVQGYSVDVIPHPQPEWRLFTENAAPAAATEFLAAMRIARAGDQAAPPEYRTLQTAGAAGVETRDGDDRIIALFNRRPGKSFTLENITTDAETAALRIAPDGTVRDAMISGGTTLRFQDRELLRLDAPGAAALQKPRTAAPEKVQILTINDVPMQLERHVVSRSDGSSTTLYTGTLEIPADARLNMQVGSDDDRPVHFVLSNGSARHTNTLSGNSATLFLNQGTYLFYLATAGNLRSVALRTSDAGRARGIMHPADYRLPENAVLVEAENPTPETRNSVEIADRPSASGGKTTANWSTAGQFAEWSFRVPESGRYRLLIRTATSYSQIFREITIDGKAPSGNIGTLQWGSTGGFGYSPEEWRWVELPCDLTLSAGEHRLGIRMLSGSANLDCFALIKVSDQ